A region from the Vulpes lagopus strain Blue_001 chromosome 5, ASM1834538v1, whole genome shotgun sequence genome encodes:
- the LOC121491272 gene encoding small EDRK-rich factor 2-like — protein sequence MTRNNQHELARQKNMKKQSDSVKEKRQDDGLSAAARKQRDSDIMQQKQKKANE from the coding sequence ATGACCCGCAATAACCAGCACGAGCTTGCCCGccagaagaatatgaaaaagcaGAGCGACTCAGTTAAGGAAAAGCGCCAAGATGACGGGCTTTCTGCTGCCGCCCGCAAGCAGAGGGACTCGGATATCATGCAGCAGAAGCAGAAAAAGGCAAACGAGTAG
- the LOC121491270 gene encoding lens fiber major intrinsic protein — MWELRSASFWRAIFAEFFATLFYVFFGLGASLRWTPGPLHVLQVALAFGLALATLVQAVGHISGAHVNPAVTFAFLVGSQMSLLRAFCYMAAQLLGAVAGAAVLYSVTPPAVRGNLALNTLHPGVSVGQATTVEIFLTLQFVLCIFATYDERRNGRLGSVALAVGFSLTLGHLFGMYYTGAGMNPARSFAPAILTRNFTNHWVYWVGPIIGGGLGSLLYDFLLFPRLKSVSERLSILKGARPSDSNGQPEGTGEPVELKTQAL, encoded by the exons ATGTGGGAACTGCGGTCAGCCTCCTTCTGGAGGGCTATATTTGCTGAGTTCTTTGCCACCCTCTTCTATGTCTTTTTCGGACTTGGGGCCTCACTGCGTTGGACCCCTGGACCCCTGCATGTCCTGCAGGTGGCTCTGGCCTTTGGCCTGGCCCTGGCTACGCTGGTGCAGGCTGTGGGCCACATCAGTGGAGCCCATGTCAATCCTGCAGTCACTTTCGCCTTCCTTGTGGGTTCCCAGATGTCTCTGCTCCGTGCCTTCTGCTATATGGCAGCCCAACTCCTGGGAGCCGTGGCTGGGGCCGCCGTGCTGTATAGTGTCACCCCGCCTGCCGTCCGAGGAAACCTAGCACTTAATACG TTGCACCCTGGGGTGAGTGTGGGCCAGGCCACCACGGTGGAGATCTTCCTGACGCTCCAGTTTGTGCTCTGCATCTTTGCCACATACGATGAGAGGCGGAACGGCCGCCTAGGATCTGTGGCCCTGGCTgttggcttctccctcaccctgggGCACCTCTTTGGG ATGTATTATACTGGTGCAGGCATGAACCCTGCCCGCTCCTTTGCTCCTGCCATTCTCACCAGAAACTTCACCAACCACTGG GTATACTGGGTGGGTCCAATCATTGGAGGGGGACTAGGCAGTCTCCTCTACgactttctcctcttcccccgGCTCAAGAGTGTTTCTGAGAGACTGTCTATTCTCAAGGGTGCCAGGCCCAGTGACTCCAATGGACAACCAGAGGGCACTGGAGAGCCTGTTGAACTGAAGACCCAGGCCCTGTGA